The Rudaeicoccus suwonensis sequence CGTATCCCCGCGAACCGCATGATCGGCGACCGCGGCGAAGGGCTCAAGATCGCGCTGCGCACCCTCGACCACACCCGCGTCACCATCGGCGCCCAGGCGGTCGGCATCGCCCAGGGTGCTCTCGACTACGCCCTCGGTTACGTCAAGGAGCGCAAGCAGTTCGGCAAGGCCATCGCCGAATTCCAGGGTCTGCAGTTCATGCTGGCTGACATGGCGATGAAGCTCGAAGCAGCGCGGCAGATGGTGTATGTCGCTGCCGCCAAGTCCGAGCGTGGCGACGCCGACCTGTCGTTCTTCGGTGCGGCCGCCAAATGCTTCGCCTCGGATGTCGCGATGGAGGTCACGACCGACGCCGTGCAGCTGCTCGGTGGAGCCGGTTATGTCAAGGACCACCCGGTCGAGCGGATGATGCGCGACGCCAAGATCACCCAGATCTACGAGGGCACCAACCAGATCCAGCGCATGGTGATGGCCCGCCAATTGCTGCGCGGCTGACGGCGGCATGTCTTCACACGGCCGGCTGAGGGTGATGCTTCAGCCGGCCGTCATGGTGGTTCACCATGCTCGGCGGGCCCAACTCGCTCGGCAGCGGCGATCTCGCCCGATGCGGGCTTCAGCGCGACGGCGCGTCAGATCACGATCCGGCGCTCTGGCTCACCGAGATCGGGGTGTCATTGCGGAGTGCGGTGAACAGTTGCGTGGCGCGGGTGCTGTCCCACAACACCGTCGACTGACCGTCGACGTAGTAGTTGGCGTTGGCGACCGGCACCTGCACCGACTCCCCGCCGGCGGTGATGCCCTTGAGGGTCCACATGATCTTCAGCGCGGTCAGCGGCGACATGCCTTTGTTGACCGCAATGCCTTGGGCGCCGGATTCCCCGATGCTCTTCAGCCGCCACGGCACCAGCAGGTTCCCGGGCGTCGCGATCTTTTTCATCAGCGCGCCGAGGAACTGCCGCTGATGCTCGGCTCTGGCTAGGTCGCCCGTTGCGAAGGCGTGCCGGGATCGCACGTAACCTAGGGCGTTGGCACCGCTCAGGTTCTGGCAGCCGGCCGGCAGATTGATGTGCGCGTAGTCGTCCTTCACGGCTTCCGGCAGGCACATGCGCACGCCGCCGACGGCGTCCACGACGCCGGCGAAGCCGCCGAAACCGATCTCCATGTAGTCGTCGATACGTAGGTCGGTGGCCTGCTCGACGGTCTGCACGAGCAGCTTCGGGCCGCCATACGTGAATGCGGCGTTGATCTTGCCGTGTCCGTAACCCGGGATCGCCACCCAACTGTCGCGCGGGATGCTCACCAACGTGGGGGAGCCGCTGGAGGACATGTGCAGAATCATGATCGAGTCGGTGTGCGCGGCTCCCTCGGAGACATTGCTGCCACCGGTGCGCAGGGCCTTGGCCTGCGCGCTGGTGAGCCCGGCCCGGGAGTCCGACCCCACGAGCAGGACGTTCGTGCCCTTACCCGGGCTCGGCCGGCCACTCGTCGGGAAGGCGTCGACCTTGGTGACCTTGCCCCACGCCGACATGCCGGCCCACACCAGCAGACCGGCCCACAACGCGACGACGAGCACGAGCACCCCGAACACGCGCAACGCTGT is a genomic window containing:
- a CDS encoding LCP family protein — translated: MPDDDDAIIVDTRRGAARPPRVRRRPAEEPQQIPVRSPGQGQARVPGRAPVQPGDRWNAGGYAEGFDSTRVMPTRGAGPAAGPGGRDGGYDSGRGYGGGGTGRPADPPAPARRPRRRKRTALRVFGVLVLVVALWAGLLVWAGMSAWGKVTKVDAFPTSGRPSPGKGTNVLLVGSDSRAGLTSAQAKALRTGGSNVSEGAAHTDSIMILHMSSSGSPTLVSIPRDSWVAIPGYGHGKINAAFTYGGPKLLVQTVEQATDLRIDDYMEIGFGGFAGVVDAVGGVRMCLPEAVKDDYAHINLPAGCQNLSGANALGYVRSRHAFATGDLARAEHQRQFLGALMKKIATPGNLLVPWRLKSIGESGAQGIAVNKGMSPLTALKIMWTLKGITAGGESVQVPVANANYYVDGQSTVLWDSTRATQLFTALRNDTPISVSQSAGS